In Haliaeetus albicilla chromosome 3, bHalAlb1.1, whole genome shotgun sequence, the following are encoded in one genomic region:
- the HNF4G gene encoding hepatocyte nuclear factor 4-gamma: MNAADNGVSSLCAICGDRATGKHYGASSCDGCKGFFRRSIRKNHVYTCRFNRQCVVDKDKRNQCRYCRLKKCFRAGMKKEAVQNERDRISTRRNAFDGCNIPSISTLSQAEALSRQISVSSPGASTDINVKKIAGISDVCESMKQQLLVLVEWAKYIPGFCELPLDDQVALLRAHAGEHLLLGAAKRSMAYKDILLLGNNYIIHRNSTEVEISRVANRILDELVRPFQEIQIDDNEYACLKAIVFFDPDAKGLSNPMKIKNMRFQVQISLEDYINDRQYDSRGRFGELLLLLPTLQSITWQMIEQIQLVKLFGIVKIDSLLQEMLLGGTSNDASHLHHPVHPHLAQDPLTGQTILISSMSAPVHTEQISTPETPLPSPPQGSGQEYKMSTNQASVIAQQSILKQKPL; the protein is encoded by the exons ATGAACGCTGCTGACAATGGGGTCAGTAGTCTCTGTGCAATTTGTGGAGACCGAGCGACCGGAAAACATTACGGTGCTTCCAGCTGTGATGGATGCAAGGGATTCTTTAGACGCAGTATACGGAAAAATCACGTCTATACATGCAG ATTCAACCGGCAATGTGTTGTTGACAAGGACAAAAGGAACCAATGCAGATATTGTCgtttaaaaaagtgttttcgAGCAGGAATGAAAAAAGAAG CTGTACAAAATGAACGGGACAGGATAAGTACAAGAAGAAACGCTTTTGATGGCTGCAACATTCCCTCTATTAGCACGTTGTCACAAGCTGAGGCACTCTCCCGTCAG ATCTCAGTCTCCAGTCCTGGTGCTAGCACTGACATCAATGTTAAGAAAATTGCTGGTATTAGTGACGTCTGTGAATCTATGAAGCAACAACTTCTGGTCCTGGTAGAATGGGCTAAATATATTCCAGGCTTCTGTGAATTACCACTGGATGACCAG gttGCCCTGCTAAGAGCACATGCTGGGGAACACCTGTTGCTTGGAGCAGCAAAACGGTCCATGGCATATAAGGACATTTTACTTTTAG GCAACAATTACATAATCCATCGCAACAGTACTGAAGTAGAGATCAGCCGAGTGGCAAATCGGATTCTAGATGAATTAGTTCGACCCTTCCAGGAAATTCAAATAGACGACAATGAGTATGCTTGCTTGAAAGCGATTGTGTTTTTTGATCCAG aTGCAAAAGGCCTGAGTAATCCAATGAAGATTAAGAACATGCGATTCCAAGTCCAAATCAGTTTAGAGGATTATATTAATGACCGTCAGTATGACTCCCGAGGAAGATTTGGAGAACTTCTTCTTTTACTGCCTACACTCCAGAGCATCACTTGGCAAATGATTGAGCAAATACAATTGGTTAAACTATTTGGAATTGTTAAAATTGACAGTTTGCTTCAGGAAATGTTACTGGGAG GTACTTCTAATGATGCCAGTCATCTGCATCACCCAGTGCATCCTCACTTAGCCCAAGATCCATTAACTGGCCAAACTATCCTCATAAGTTCAATGTCTGCTCCTGTACATACAGAACAGATTT CAACTCCAGAAACTCCGTTACCTTCCCCTCCTCAAGGCTCTGGGCAAGAATACAAAATGTCTACAAATCAGGCTTCAGTCATTGCACAGCAGtctattttgaaacaaaaaccaTTGTGA